In the genome of Mercurialis annua linkage group LG8, ddMerAnnu1.2, whole genome shotgun sequence, the window CTATTAATggataaaaactaaattttaaatttactcatatattttaagtttatatagAAAAGTGCATTGCTTGCATAAATTTATTACTATATGTTTTTGTTATGAACTTTATTTCTGTTTTTATcatatttatgataaaaaaaatggttatcaatatttgtttgatataaatctcttaaaaatgaattaaaataccAATTAAGAAGAAACAAGAGCTCAGACTCTGGcatatttttactaattttgTTAGTATTCTGGTGatcaaaggatcaattcaccccctcaacttggcacactATAACAAATAGGTTCAAGTTCGtcaaataaagttaaaaaaaactctaaatttGTAAAATCGTCAAAAACACTCTACTACGAAAAGAAAGTGGGATAGATAATTTGACGCAATCAACCTTAGCTAATTAtatttaacctaattaaatcttgAATTATAACCTTAATTAGAGtcttcatttaaaattttaattaatttattgaaaaattcaTGAGCCTTCTTATAcctttttctttaattcatctTTCCTAACAAACTTACCCTAAGTTGTGGGTTGAATTGATTCCGTTTTGCGAATTTGGGCCTATTTGATATTCCGTGTCAAGTTGAGGGGTAAacttgatcctttgttcgtatTCTCGTTAATGAATTGCACTATTTGCACACCAAGACTCAGTCTGACTGAAACCTGGCAATAGCCAATTCCATTTTATCTTCAAAAAAACTGCAAAATCAAAcacaagaaaacaaaaacaaaaggcttatccccttaaaatccccccaccttttacccccacttcatttgcaccctcacgttgtaaaaccaccaaatatacccaaattacgacctttcactttcaattgcaccctcaagcattaaattgacctcttttcacttgaaaaatgttcaaatcaatactttaaattttagcatatattttaaaataggacttaatattttatttaaaacaaaaataaacctattttttcaagtgaaaagagatcaattcaatgcttgagggtgtaattgaaagtgaaaggtcgtaatttgggtatatttggtggttttgcaatgtgagggtgcaaacgaattggggataaaaggtgaggggtttttaaggggataagccaaaacaaaaacaatcactAAGCTCTTATCACCTCTTCTCCAATCTTGTATAAAACCAGGCTTTAATGGCATCTCTTTCATTTGGTCTGAACCCAGCACACCAATTCAAGAATCACTCAGTTCACTTACCATCATCTCAGTCTGGTTTGAGCTCACCATTTTTACATGGATTAAGAGGTTCAAAATTGCATGTTAATGGGTTTATTACTAAAGCTGAACATAAAGCTAGAGGCTTTATTTCTATTCAGGCAAAAGCTCAACCACCCAACTCTGAGAAACAGCAGAAGGTTCGGTTTTTGTTGGTTTTATtcaataaatatttcaaatttaagtgtttcatttcattctttagttaaaattttaatttcaatttaatcaattttaatgtTGTTTGTGTGTTTGGTTGTGCTTTGATGGAGTATTCTTGAATTATATAAAGAAAAGATATTATTGGAATGCTGCTTTGAATTGTTGAAATGGGGTTTCATAGTGCAGTATAGGGGTGTAATGTAGGAGTTGAAATACTTTCAAGCTCAAAACTCGACTCAAATTTAATCCAGTTTTATTTTCGGACCTTTCGATAGAATAATTGAGGATCGAGCTCTTGGCTTGGCTCGATTTTATGTATAAAGGTTTAAAAGTTACACTTTAGAAGTATACAATAAGGATTTGTTGCCCGCACGAGTTTGTTCTACTGGTCTAAGTCTTAGCCATCTGGGCGCCATGGTCTCGGTTCAAACATCGGCTAAGCTCTTTCTAATAAATGGAGTGGTTGGGATTGGGCTGCTAGCCATTATAGCCAGGAATTGTtaggtatgtgggcttgcgggctGTCCACATTCCGGGATTTGACAGTGATCATAGGCTTCGGCTCGGGGGAGTGAGTCCTCGTTGCCAAGGAAAATAAGGATTTGTTATTGTAAATATTGGAGTAAATAATTAAAGCTTGATTAGATTTGTGAACCAAGTATCTTGATTCTCGACTTTGACTAGGCAATTAACTCGAGTAACTCGAATTCGATTAATATTGAGTATTTTTCGAGACAGTTACGAGTAACTCACGTATTCATGGCCGTCTTTGCACTTCATATTGTTAAGTCTTATCATATATTCAGGAGGTGATACCAGAAGAAGGGTCCTGTGACCCCATATGTTCAGTTGATGAAACAAGTTCACAACAACTTGAAGCCACTTACCAGCCAAAGACTGATCTGGTAAAAGCTCTTGCAGTTTTCGCAGCAGCTGGAACGGGGGCTATAGCAATTAACCATTCATGGGTTGCAGCCAATCAGGTTTAGCCTTTGTATATGAAAGAATTACGTTATTGTTCGATTATTAACTGCTTAATATTGTTCGGTTATCAAATGCTTACTTACGCAAAAATTATGAACAATATATTGTAGTTGATTCTGTGAAATTTTCTGAGACAGGATCTTGCTATGGTAATACTCTTTGGATTAGGATATGCAGGCATCATTTTTGAAGAGTCTCTAGCTTTCAATAAAAGTGGAGTAGGATTATTGATGGCTGTTAGCTTATGGGTGATAAGAAGCATTGGGGTAAGGTTTTCATTCACTGCTTAATAGTTCTAgcctatgttgcacggaaagtTTTCTGGTATGATGTTTCggcattttgtttttgtttgcaAAATACTTCTGAATTTCCGGAactctaaatttaaaaactatttttaaaaaaaaataaccttTCCCCATTTCCCATTTTTCGGCGTCTCCGTGCCACGTAGGTTGTTGCTGATGACATGCAGTTTATAATAAATCGTATTTCATACATTAAGTGTGCTTCTCTATGTATCTCAATTCTCATGATACTGCCATCTCTCCGGACACTAGTATCGTTAAGATATAATTATGGCCATTTGACCTTTTTGAGCAGGCCCCTTCTACTGAAATAGCAGTTTCAGAGTTGACACGCGCTTCTGCAGAAGTTAGTGAGATCGTGTTTTTCTTGCTTGGTGCAATGACTATTGTCGAAATTGTTGATGCACATCAAGGTTTTAAGCTGGTCACTGACAATATCACTACTCGAAAGCCACGCACTTTGCTTTGGGTGGTTAGTGCTCTAATCTATCCTCATGGTCATATCGATAATTCGTTTCTTTTAGATATATGGTTATCAAACTCGTAATCAGAGATTAAAATAGTGAAGTGGATTCTATTAGCAGTGGTGTTTGACTGGTGATTGTGGAATGTTGCAGGTTGGCTTTGTGACATTTTTCCTTAGTTCAATCCTTGACAATTTGACATCTACCATTGTCATGGTTTCACTGTTGAGAAAACTAGTACCTCCATCAGAATACCGCAAGTATGCACTAAGAATTGTATAAATAAATCTCATAAAATACTTTCTTGTATAATGCATGTTCATATCTTGGGCTAATTTgaattcatataaaattttagtcaTTCATCTGCACGAATAAGAGATTTGATAGAACTGCTTTTGTGATAGACGAGAAAAAGGAATTGAAGAAAACAAAtttttgtttctcaatgttGTAAAAAGTAGGGATTCATCACCCTCAATAGAAGAAACTCCTTTTTAAGATGCTGAAGCTCTTCGTTTTTAGCTTTTCTGAAGAAAAGACACTACTAAAATTCTATAAGGTCTCATGAGCAATTAGTTCCTTTGTAAACGAAAAATCTCCTCTATTTCCTAGTTAGGCAGCTCGAAAGAAATTTGTTTTCACAAATATGTTTGTTTTCACAGGATTCTAGGAGCTGTTGTTGTGATTGCAGCAAATGCAGGTGGAGCATGGACTCCCATCGGTGATGTTACGACTACTATGCTATGGATTCATGGTCAAATATCTACATTGCCCACAATGCAGGTTTGTTCATCATTCTAAGGAAGAAATATGCTTTTGTTAGTTAGGTTCACTTGTCCACAGAATGCATGCTATCGACTTTGACTTAGacgttttttatttatatttaaaaatttgatgagAAAGCGCAACTAACAAAGAATAAACTTTAAGTTTTTCGCTATCCTCTACATAAGCGATGAAAACAGTTAATTGCTATATATTTCAATGGTCGAGAAGCCCttgaataatattttgaacaaagggtcaacacaccccctaaacttgtgacagaggatcatttaacccaattttaacttatttgagcaactaaccccaaaactcttcattcttgggtcaaataaccccataattgtatttttaaaacgcgtaaaatataaatcggagaTGAGTAATgcgaaatagaaattaaaatgttttctaattgttgcgataaaattattctaaatttattttttgcaataaaaaaataaattatagggTTATCTgaccaaaaaatgaagagttttggggttagttgctcaaacaagtTAAAACTGGGTTAAATGACcatgtgtcacaagttcagggggcgcgttgaccctttgttcataatATTTTGTACAGCCACTGCATGATTTATCAActtaaatattgaaaatttgaaagCCCTCTTCAGACTTTAATCGTCCGTGATATGATAAAGTTCTCGTTTCCATGTCTTTTCTACTTGCAGAATTTGGTATTACCTTCAGCTGTTTCTCTAGCTGTGCCACTGGCTCTTATGTCACTCACAAGGTACTTTTTCTTTGAAGAtcataaatttttagttttaacttCATTGATGAGGTGATATGAGCTGCTCTTTTCTTCCATGTAGCGAAGTTAATGGAAAAGATCAGGGATCTTCCGATGTTTTGGCTTCTGAAAGAATGGCTCCTCGAGGACAGCTTGTTTTCTCCGTGGGTGTCGGAGCTTTAATATTTGTTCCTGTGTTCAAGGCCTTAACGGGATTGCCTCCATACATGGGCATGCTTCTTGGACTCGGAGTTCTTTGGATTCTTACGGATGCTATTCATTATGGTGAATCAGAAAGGCAGAAGTTGAAAGTTCCGCAGGCTTTATCTCGAATTGACACGCAAGGAGCTCTTTTCTTCCTCGGAATCCTTTTGTCTGTCAGCAGGTATAGACAAAAATATTCATGAACTGTGTAGTTTCCAATAGAAATGCTGAAACGGAAATGGCGAATAACATTCTTTTACAACAATATGATATATAGACTTTCAGAGTTTTCGAAGCGGTTTTAGAAGTGAAAGTGAACACTAAAATGTAGAACTTGATAAGTTTCCGTGCAAGATAATATATGAATATTAGAAGTGAAGTTGTTATTTTTCTTTCGCTACATCAAATTcacattattttctcttttttctagCCTTGAGGCGGCAGGGATTCTTCGAGAATTGGCAAATTACCTCGATGCCCATATTTCAAATGTAGAACTTGTTGCAAGTGCAATAGGGGTCGTATCAGCGATTATAGATAACGTACCGTTGGTTGCAGCAACAATGGGAATGTATGATCTCACCTCATTTCCTCAGGATTCAGAATTTTGGCAGTTAGTTGCCTTCTGCGCTGGGACGGGCGGTTCCATGCTAGTAATAGGTTCTGCTGCCGGAGTTGCATTTATGGGGATGGAGAAGGTGGATTTCTTTTGGTACATGAAAAAGGtatattttactatattatCCTCTTATACCAATATGTCATCTTCTTGTCTGGTTAAAGAACTAAATCCTTTTTCAGGTGAGCGGTTTTGCATTTGCCGGTTATGCTGCTGGTATTGCAACTTACTTAGCAGTCCATAACCTTCAATTCTCTTTACCCACAACGCTAGCTGAAGTTCCATTCCTCTCGGGCTCATAAATCATGCCGGCGAAGATCAATATTTTACTGGATTCAAGCAACGACGGGTCCATAGACGCCAGACAGACTAATCTAGCAAATTGGCAGTATAGTTCGACAATGTAGAAGCAAGCTCTTCTCAGAAGTATAGAATGTTGAATCGAGTGTTTACAAGGTATAATAAACCGAGTTCCAGAACATTGAAATTTTCGATAATGTGATGAGTTCCGAGTTCTTCTAAAACATTTATCGTCTTCTCTCGATAATAAATGAGGCGAGAGTATTGCAACCTGTTTTATAAAGTTCAACATTGTATGCTTTTGTTCTTTGTAAAATGATAGTTCTAGAtgttatataaaaagaaaaaccaGTGTCATATTTGAAAATGCCTAAATTTGCTCTTTCTGTATGTTGCTAACATTAAACAGttcaacaattttttatttttataatttttttcggtTCGAAGATGTTAaactgaatttttaatttttatagaaaaatcgTTCTAGACTAACCTTCAGTTCTCAATCAAACCGATCAGTCTGTTCCTATGCATAAAGTTAACACACTAGATTtcttttgacaatttttttcaTCAATTTCAAATCGTTACAGAaaagatataaaattatttctaggAAATTAATAGAAggttttttgagcaatttataaatttatattattcgTAAATcgtcttataaaataaaataaaattatataacttcTCGAATAATGCTCTAGCAAAATAAGAATTAAATTCATGAGAGCAAATCAgagattgaagaaaattgattCATGAAGCAAGAACAAGCTACTAGGAAATATGAATTTGAGATGATTAATATCTCAACAAAGTACATACTCTAAACTCAAACAAGTATTATTCTTACCCTTCTCCAAAAGATTAATAGAAAGCACTCAACTCAAAATTGTGCACCACACTGAACTAATCAATACCCATTAGAAGGAAGTcataaaacataacaaaatcaAGATTACAATTTCAGGAAAACAAACTCTTCGATCGCCGGAATATCCCCAATCTTTTTCAAGGTTTCGATCTTGGGTTGGTCATCAACTCCAATAGCCATGATAGCTTGCTTTCGTGGAGCAATTCTTCCGACACTCATGAAACTGACATTGACATTCTCCTCTCCCAATACGCTTCCGACTCTACCGATCATTCCAGGCTGGTCGACTTGTCGGCAGAGTATGATGCTACCTTCCAAACTCACATCCACCTCAAATGATCCGACTTTAGTCAAATGAGGAACTCCGTCCTTCACCCTTCCCTCAACCTTTA includes:
- the LOC126660470 gene encoding sodium/proton antiporter 1 → MASLSFGLNPAHQFKNHSVHLPSSQSGLSSPFLHGLRGSKLHVNGFITKAEHKARGFISIQAKAQPPNSEKQQKEVIPEEGSCDPICSVDETSSQQLEATYQPKTDLVKALAVFAAAGTGAIAINHSWVAANQDLAMVILFGLGYAGIIFEESLAFNKSGVGLLMAVSLWVIRSIGAPSTEIAVSELTRASAEVSEIVFFLLGAMTIVEIVDAHQGFKLVTDNITTRKPRTLLWVVGFVTFFLSSILDNLTSTIVMVSLLRKLVPPSEYRKILGAVVVIAANAGGAWTPIGDVTTTMLWIHGQISTLPTMQNLVLPSAVSLAVPLALMSLTSEVNGKDQGSSDVLASERMAPRGQLVFSVGVGALIFVPVFKALTGLPPYMGMLLGLGVLWILTDAIHYGESERQKLKVPQALSRIDTQGALFFLGILLSVSSLEAAGILRELANYLDAHISNVELVASAIGVVSAIIDNVPLVAATMGMYDLTSFPQDSEFWQLVAFCAGTGGSMLVIGSAAGVAFMGMEKVDFFWYMKKVSGFAFAGYAAGIATYLAVHNLQFSLPTTLAEVPFLSGS